The Bacteroides ovatus genomic interval AACGTCACAGCGAGATTCAAATTCCATATCCAGTTGCTGTCCTTCACAGATTTCGAGTGTAGTCAAACTGAATAAATCCATCACTTCTTTCAGGTGTTCCGGTGGACAACCCGTCATATACCGAAATGCCAGAATCAACATAGCATCTCCCGAAAGTACAGCAGTATTATCATTCCAGACCTTGTGCACGGTAGGTTTCCCTCTGCGCACATCCGAACGATCCATCAAATCATCATGCAACAAGGTGTGATTGTGGTAAACTTCAATCGCAGTGGCAGGATCGTATATAGACGCAACATCCTCCCGATACAAGTTATATCCCATCAACATTAATACAGGACGTATCCGCTTCCCACCCAGAGAAAGGATATATTCAATCGGTTCATAAAGTCCTTTCGGCGTCCGGGTAAACTGGATTTCAGAAATATGATTATTTATCTTATCGAGTAATTGAGAAGCTGTAAACATGATGAATAAAAAAATTAATGAATAAAAAGAGGCTGCCGAAAGCAGCCTCTCCATTTATAGTGTTACAAATTACTGCAATCTAAACATCACAGGAACTGTAAATTTAACACGTACCGGTTTTCCGCGCTGCATACCTGGTTTCCACTTCGGCATGGTATTAATCACACGGAGGGCTTCTTTATCCAGATACGGGTCGACGCTACGTACAACCTTCGCATCTACGATACTACCGTCTCTGTTAACAACGAACTGTACGATAACACGTCCTTGAGTTCCGTTTTCCTGTGCGATAGTCGGATATTTAATATTTTTTGCCAGATACTGCATCAAAGCTGCTTGTCCGCCCGGGAAGTCCGGCATATTTTCTACAACCTCGAAAATAGTCTGTTCTTCCGGTTCTTCTTCAACCACTTGTACAGGCACATATTTTACTTCTACACGAGCTTGATTATCTTCATTGATAATAGTTGTTGTTTCCTCAATATCAGCTTTATCATCCACAATCTCCAGCAATTCTGCTACCTTTGGAGCTTCAGGTGGTGGTGGAGCTGCTTGTTCAGGGGTTTCGGTAATAGGAATAATTTCCTCTTCAAACACGACATCGGCTACTGCCTGGCTTGTATCTATCTTCACGTCACGCTGGGTCCATTCGAACGCCACGAACATGAAAGCTAGAACTACCACGTAACCAACGAGCAACCATGTAGACTTCTTGCCTTCCAGGTCTGCCTTGGGTGATTTTTTAACTTCCATAAATTTATTAATATAATGATTAAAAAAAAGTGTCCTTTCATGTGTCTCCGGGCAAATATAGTACATTTTCATGTATTCGTTCCCCTCTTTGCCTCTTTTTATCCGGCTTTTTAACTTTTTTAATTCTTTCGTACTTGTCTTGCTCCTTTTAACGGCAAACTTATGGTTGATTTTCAAATTTACCGTATCTTTGGCGAACAAATCAGATGAACTGAATATGAAAAAGATAACAATTGCAATCGATGGTTTTTCCTCTTGTGGAAAAAGTACAATGGCCAAAGATCTTGCCCGCGAAGTGGGTTACATTTACATTGACAGTGGAGCCATGTATCGTGCGGTCACTTTATATAGTATAGAGAACGGGATTTTCAACGGAGACGTGATCGATACGGAGAAACTGAAAAAAGAAATCAAGAACATTCGTATATCTTTCCAGCTGAATAAGGAAACCGGACGTCCCGACACGTATCTGAACGGCGTGAATGTGGAGAATAAAATCCGTTCAATGGAGGTTTCTTCCAAAGTGAGCCCTATCAGTACGCTTGACTTCGTACGTGAAGAAATGGTGGCGCAGCAACAAGCAATGGGAAAGGAAAAGGGCATCGTCATGGATGGCCGGGATATAGGAACTACCGTTTTCCCGGATGCGGAACTGAAAATATTTGTAACCGCCACTCCCGAAATCCGTGCTCAACGCCGTTATGACGAGCTGAAAGCAAAAGGACAGGAAGCCAGCTTCGACGAAATTCTGGAAAACGTGAAACAACGGGATTATATCGACCAGAACCGGGAAGTAAGTCCACTTCGCAAAGCTGAAGATGCTCTGCTTCTGGATAACACCCACTTATCGATTGAAGAGCAAAAGGAATGGCTTTTCGGACAATTTAATAAGGTAAGTAAATAATTTGCTTTATGATCAAGGTAGAGATAGACGAAGATTCCGGCTTCTGCTTTGGTGTGGTGACAGCCATTCATAAGGCAGAAGAGGAGTTGGCAAAGGGAGAGACTCTCTATTGTCTCGGAGATATTGTACACAATAGCCGGGAAGTGGAAAGGCTTAAAACGATGGGATTAATCACGATCAACCGGGAAGAATTCAAACAACTGAAGAATGCCAAAGTATTGCTTCGCGCACACGGAGAGCCACCGGAAACTTACATGATTGCCCGTGAAAATAATATAGAAATTATCGATGCGACCTGTCCGGTAGTATTACGTTTGCAAAAACGTATCAGACAAGGGTATCTGGCAGACAGTGACAAAGAAAAACAAATTGTCATATACGGCAAAAGCGGTCATGCTGAAGTGCTGGGATTGGTGGGTCAAACAGATGGAAAAGCAATTGTCATCGAAAAGGCAGAAGAAGCCAAAAAGTTGGATTTAAATAAAAGTATCCGCCTTTTCTCACAGACAACCAAGTCACTGGACGAATTTCAGGAAATCGTAGAATACTTCAAACAACATATTTCACCGGAGGCAACTTTCGAATATTATGATACGATCTGCCGTCAGGTTGCCAACCGTATGCCTAAGCTCCGGGAGTTTGCGGCTACACACGATTTGATCTTCTTCGTCAGCGGCAAAAAGAGTTCGAACGGAAAAATGCTGTTTGAAGAATGTTTGAAGGTGAACGCTAATTCGCATTTGATAGATAACGAGAAAGAAATCGATCCTTCTCTTCTTCAAAACGTAAAATCGATTGGTGTATGTGGG includes:
- a CDS encoding energy transducer TonB; this translates as MEVKKSPKADLEGKKSTWLLVGYVVVLAFMFVAFEWTQRDVKIDTSQAVADVVFEEEIIPITETPEQAAPPPPEAPKVAELLEIVDDKADIEETTTIINEDNQARVEVKYVPVQVVEEEPEEQTIFEVVENMPDFPGGQAALMQYLAKNIKYPTIAQENGTQGRVIVQFVVNRDGSIVDAKVVRSVDPYLDKEALRVINTMPKWKPGMQRGKPVRVKFTVPVMFRLQ
- a CDS encoding 4-hydroxy-3-methylbut-2-enyl diphosphate reductase, with protein sequence MIKVEIDEDSGFCFGVVTAIHKAEEELAKGETLYCLGDIVHNSREVERLKTMGLITINREEFKQLKNAKVLLRAHGEPPETYMIARENNIEIIDATCPVVLRLQKRIRQGYLADSDKEKQIVIYGKSGHAEVLGLVGQTDGKAIVIEKAEEAKKLDLNKSIRLFSQTTKSLDEFQEIVEYFKQHISPEATFEYYDTICRQVANRMPKLREFAATHDLIFFVSGKKSSNGKMLFEECLKVNANSHLIDNEKEIDPSLLQNVKSIGVCGATSTPKWLMEKIYNHIRTLIKE
- the cmk gene encoding (d)CMP kinase translates to MKKITIAIDGFSSCGKSTMAKDLAREVGYIYIDSGAMYRAVTLYSIENGIFNGDVIDTEKLKKEIKNIRISFQLNKETGRPDTYLNGVNVENKIRSMEVSSKVSPISTLDFVREEMVAQQQAMGKEKGIVMDGRDIGTTVFPDAELKIFVTATPEIRAQRRYDELKAKGQEASFDEILENVKQRDYIDQNREVSPLRKAEDALLLDNTHLSIEEQKEWLFGQFNKVSK